In Ignavibacteriales bacterium, the following are encoded in one genomic region:
- the menA gene encoding 1,4-dihydroxy-2-naphthoate octaprenyltransferase yields the protein MSENTIPQPSGFGKFMMAARAYSFPASIIPILLGSVLAVVLNPELSFNYLNFFVALIGAVLVQVATNVINDIYDYKKGIDKEDKELGIPHGGSMVLSMGVLNIKQMWNMAIITLLLSVVCGVYLYLQAGVWILYLTGFGFFSAIFYTAKPFALKYKALGDIQVILSFGVGMTLGAYIVQTGQFSWYPLLFSIPVGLLIDAILHSNNIRDINFDGKFGVKTLPILIGEKASIVFYYFLILGAYLSLVIFVIMGLLPWPALLALVTLPIGLKLIKMIGGIPQEPQARFEYGTKHIMMTAQLNMQFGLTLIIGLMIAYFVLL from the coding sequence ATGTCAGAAAATACCATACCACAGCCTTCGGGTTTTGGGAAGTTTATGATGGCGGCAAGAGCTTATTCATTTCCTGCATCTATAATACCTATTCTGCTGGGTTCAGTTCTTGCTGTAGTTCTCAATCCTGAACTTAGTTTTAATTATCTAAACTTCTTCGTTGCCTTGATCGGTGCAGTCCTTGTTCAGGTGGCAACGAACGTTATTAATGATATTTATGACTATAAAAAAGGGATAGACAAGGAAGATAAGGAGCTTGGGATTCCACATGGGGGTTCTATGGTCTTATCTATGGGAGTCCTGAATATTAAACAGATGTGGAATATGGCGATTATTACTTTGTTACTCTCTGTGGTTTGTGGAGTTTACCTTTATCTTCAAGCGGGTGTGTGGATTCTGTATCTTACGGGCTTTGGCTTCTTTTCTGCAATCTTCTATACGGCAAAACCCTTTGCATTAAAATACAAAGCACTCGGTGATATTCAGGTGATACTTTCGTTTGGTGTAGGGATGACGCTCGGAGCATATATTGTTCAGACAGGACAATTTTCATGGTACCCATTGTTGTTTTCAATCCCGGTAGGTCTTTTAATAGATGCAATCCTTCATTCTAATAATATACGGGATATAAATTTTGATGGTAAATTTGGTGTTAAAACACTTCCAATTCTAATAGGAGAAAAAGCATCGATTGTTTTTTACTATTTTTTAATTCTTGGTGCATATCTTTCACTGGTGATTTTTGTTATCATGGGATTATTGCCGTGGCCGGCTCTATTAGCTTTGGTGACCCTGCCGATAGGGCTGAAACTGATTAAAATGATTGGAGGTATCCCTCAGGAACCGCAGGCTAGATTTGAATATGGTACCAAACATATAATGATGACTGCTCAGCTCAATATGCAGTTTGGACTTACGTTAATAATTGGTTTAATGATTGCTTATTTTGTTTTACTATAA
- a CDS encoding ThiF family adenylyltransferase, translating into MEIKDDRYSRLDIITWWDRNVLSSAHVMVVGCGALGNEIIKNLTMLGIGNIYLVDMDAVEKSNLTRSVLFRKEDEGKSKAETAAIRAKEINDEVNIHYFDGNIYELGLGIFKKMDVVICGLDNREARLFVNQSCWKVSTPWIDGAIEVLNGIARMFIPPDGVDYESTMTETDYKLLNYRKSCLLLGIDDIEQGKIPTTPTIASIIGGIEVQEAIKYLHGENDLLILDGKGFIYNGNTNESYIVEYQVKEDCNSRYTFNKINMSNISYSKATLSDIKDFGSKFFGDDFTVEFNNEVVYKLSDGETGSGKGYFANLNLLKSSDIKEGENILKVHTFHSLNINSDLFKELSNMKLSDLHIPSNDILILRKENREEYIGFGFSEIFKEVK; encoded by the coding sequence ATGGAAATAAAAGATGATAGATATTCCCGACTAGACATAATAACCTGGTGGGACAGAAATGTACTTTCGTCAGCCCACGTAATGGTTGTAGGATGTGGTGCATTGGGCAATGAGATCATCAAGAACCTGACGATGCTTGGCATAGGTAATATATACTTAGTCGATATGGATGCAGTAGAAAAGAGTAACCTCACAAGGAGCGTTTTATTCAGAAAAGAAGATGAAGGAAAAAGTAAAGCTGAAACTGCCGCTATAAGGGCAAAAGAAATTAATGATGAGGTTAATATTCATTATTTCGACGGGAATATTTATGAGCTAGGGTTAGGAATTTTTAAAAAAATGGACGTTGTCATATGCGGGCTCGATAACAGGGAAGCTAGATTGTTTGTAAATCAATCCTGCTGGAAGGTATCGACACCATGGATCGATGGTGCCATCGAGGTATTAAACGGTATCGCAAGAATGTTTATCCCACCTGATGGAGTAGATTATGAATCTACAATGACCGAAACGGATTATAAACTTCTCAATTATAGAAAATCATGCTTACTCCTTGGCATCGATGATATAGAGCAAGGGAAGATACCAACTACTCCTACCATTGCATCAATAATCGGAGGGATCGAAGTACAGGAAGCTATAAAATATCTGCACGGAGAAAATGATCTATTAATTCTTGATGGAAAGGGATTCATTTACAATGGAAATACAAACGAGTCCTATATTGTAGAATACCAGGTCAAAGAAGATTGTAATTCCAGATATACGTTTAATAAAATAAACATGTCTAACATAAGCTACAGCAAAGCTACATTGAGCGATATAAAGGATTTTGGAAGTAAATTTTTTGGAGATGATTTCACTGTCGAATTTAACAATGAAGTGGTCTACAAATTGAGCGATGGCGAAACCGGTTCCGGAAAAGGATATTTTGCTAATTTAAACCTGTTAAAATCTTCCGACATAAAAGAAGGCGAGAATATATTAAAGGTTCATACCTTTCACTCTCTAAATATAAATTCTGATCTATTTAAAGAATTATCAAATATGAAACTTTCCGACCTCCATATTCCGTCTAATGATATATTAATACTTAGAAAAGAAAATAGAGAAGAATACATAGGATTTGGTTTCAGTGAGATATTTAAAGAGGTAAAATAG
- a CDS encoding EsaB/YukD family protein, which produces MAKINVTIIDATGNKEQLATLPDDASVSRIMEVLLPKMKMPLEGPDGQPISYKFHHKASGKQLKDEQTLGEAGVKDGDVLRLHPEITAG; this is translated from the coding sequence ATGGCGAAAATAAACGTTACTATTATCGATGCAACAGGCAATAAAGAGCAGTTGGCTACACTTCCAGATGATGCATCCGTAAGCAGGATCATGGAAGTATTATTACCCAAAATGAAAATGCCACTTGAAGGACCTGACGGGCAACCAATATCTTATAAATTTCACCATAAAGCATCCGGTAAGCAGTTGAAAGACGAGCAAACCCTTGGAGAAGCCGGGGTAAAAGACGGCGACGTATTAAGACTCCATCCCGAAATCACCGCAGGATAG
- a CDS encoding ubiquinol-cytochrome c reductase iron-sulfur subunit, whose translation MRSKTIISRRDFLSKSAKAAAIGALTLGSVKLDKVFSATKNNDKETSIQKTINISDYPSLQKVGGYTMITSTVIVIRTSKNKFTALSTICTHKKCDVEYTGSKFECPCHGSEYNKFGKVLNGPAKKNLKKYSTSFDEESGVLTINM comes from the coding sequence ATGAGATCAAAGACTATAATAAGCAGAAGGGACTTTCTGTCAAAATCAGCAAAAGCAGCAGCAATCGGGGCGTTAACATTAGGAAGTGTAAAACTCGATAAAGTATTCTCAGCCACAAAAAATAATGATAAAGAAACCAGTATCCAAAAAACTATCAATATATCTGACTACCCTTCATTACAAAAGGTAGGAGGCTATACCATGATAACCAGCACTGTTATAGTTATAAGAACAAGTAAAAACAAATTTACCGCGCTAAGTACAATCTGCACTCACAAGAAGTGTGACGTGGAATATACAGGAAGTAAATTTGAATGCCCATGCCACGGTTCGGAATATAATAAGTTTGGGAAAGTATTGAATGGTCCAGCAAAGAAAAACCTTAAAAAATACAGTACATCCTTTGATGAGGAGAGTGGTGTATTAACCATAAATATGTAA
- a CDS encoding T9SS type A sorting domain-containing protein has protein sequence MKAKFTQLLILTFLMVIITCFNLGATTHTIEVGAGSGFEFVPSSTNAIVGDTILFQWVDGDHTTTCDNSTGTSLPVGAATWDEPMNSGSTTFTYIITVAGTYNYKCIPHFPSMVGTINATVSSIFQTSSSLPERYNLNQNYPNPFNPSTNIKFDIANTGPVKITIYNSLGMQVETLVNENLSPGSYQVNWNASSISSGTYFYRIETDGFVETKKMLLIK, from the coding sequence ATGAAAGCTAAATTTACACAACTACTCATTCTAACTTTCTTAATGGTCATTATTACATGTTTCAATTTAGGTGCTACAACACACACAATCGAAGTTGGTGCCGGTAGCGGATTTGAGTTTGTACCATCCTCAACAAATGCGATTGTTGGCGATACCATATTGTTTCAGTGGGTAGACGGAGATCATACTACTACGTGTGATAACTCCACTGGAACATCTTTACCAGTTGGCGCTGCTACATGGGACGAACCAATGAATTCAGGCAGTACCACTTTTACATATATAATAACAGTAGCAGGCACATATAATTATAAGTGCATTCCACATTTTCCATCAATGGTTGGAACAATCAATGCAACAGTTTCTTCAATCTTTCAAACATCTTCATCTTTACCCGAAAGATATAACTTGAATCAAAATTATCCAAATCCTTTCAATCCAAGTACAAATATAAAGTTCGATATAGCAAATACAGGTCCTGTAAAAATCACGATATATAATAGCCTTGGGATGCAAGTTGAGACGCTCGTCAATGAAAATTTATCTCCCGGAAGTTACCAGGTTAACTGGAATGCATCAAGTATAAGTAGTGGTACATACTTTTACAGAATTGAGACTGATGGTTTTGTCGAAACGAAGAAAATGCTCCTAATAAAGTAA
- a CDS encoding T9SS type A sorting domain-containing protein: protein MKSIKIFLAVIVLTLVSLNSSQGTIHIIEVVNFNFAPSSVNAVVGDTIKWMWISGSHTTTCDGSTGTSRPAGADPWNQPMNSGSSTFSYVIMVAGTYNYKCIPHFPSMVGTINATVSSISQTSSSIPERYSLYQNYPNPFNPSTNIKFDIVKGGFTSLTIYNLLGQKIAELVNTDLSPGFYEASWDASEQTSGVYIYKLQSNDFTETRKLTLLK, encoded by the coding sequence ATGAAATCAATTAAAATATTTCTAGCTGTAATAGTTTTAACATTAGTATCCCTAAATTCCTCGCAAGGAACTATTCATATTATTGAAGTAGTAAATTTTAACTTTGCTCCTTCAAGTGTAAATGCTGTAGTAGGTGATACAATCAAGTGGATGTGGATCAGTGGGAGCCATACGACAACATGCGACGGATCAACAGGGACTTCCCGCCCAGCCGGAGCCGATCCATGGAATCAGCCAATGAATTCTGGGAGCTCAACCTTTTCTTATGTTATTATGGTAGCCGGGACATACAATTATAAATGTATCCCCCATTTTCCTTCTATGGTGGGAACGATTAACGCAACAGTTTCATCAATTAGTCAGACCTCTTCTTCTATACCGGAGCGATATAGCTTATATCAAAATTATCCCAATCCTTTCAATCCAAGCACGAATATAAAGTTTGATATAGTAAAGGGGGGATTCACTAGTTTGACAATCTATAATCTTCTTGGACAAAAGATCGCAGAATTAGTGAATACTGATTTGTCACCCGGATTTTATGAGGCAAGCTGGGATGCAAGCGAACAAACGAGTGGTGTGTATATTTATAAACTTCAATCAAATGATTTTACGGAAACAAGGAAATTAACCTTATTAAAATAA
- a CDS encoding fibronectin type III domain-containing protein — protein MKKFLKEKLAILLLVSVGILISNNSAISQVNVSNAFEGDDVPLKPGKLTAEPLYYSLIKLTWSDQSNNETGFHVYKKDDYRNQYKLLFDVPANKTSAYIWDLHEETEYSFYVVAFNGHGNSDASNIANATTPRGYVFGTPEAPSDLEIITQSGTEVEIGWLDHSNNEWGFKIARKKDNEPFFEIIDSTATDVLTYREVGLEPDRIYIYKVCAYNEYGLSAYTNSVEVKTNNDNSSGSTLLPGNRNGYSLKGNYPNPFNPSTLIEFSIAQASNVKLAIYNVLGEEISVISNTFLQAGNYMYEWNASEFASGVYFYKLEAGNFTETKKMLLIK, from the coding sequence ATGAAAAAATTTTTAAAAGAAAAACTGGCTATACTGCTACTGGTAAGTGTGGGGATACTTATTAGTAACAATTCAGCGATAAGCCAGGTTAACGTATCAAATGCGTTCGAAGGGGATGATGTTCCTCTAAAACCGGGTAAACTGACTGCAGAACCATTATACTATAGCTTAATAAAGCTAACCTGGTCGGATCAGTCCAACAACGAGACGGGCTTTCATGTGTATAAAAAGGATGATTATAGAAATCAGTATAAGTTACTATTCGATGTTCCTGCAAATAAAACGTCTGCGTATATTTGGGACCTACATGAAGAGACAGAATACTCTTTTTATGTGGTAGCATTCAACGGGCATGGTAATTCCGATGCGTCTAATATAGCAAATGCAACTACTCCGAGGGGTTATGTATTCGGAACACCAGAAGCTCCCTCTGATCTTGAAATTATTACACAAAGCGGTACCGAAGTTGAAATTGGATGGTTGGATCATTCTAATAATGAGTGGGGCTTTAAGATCGCTCGCAAAAAAGACAATGAACCATTCTTTGAAATTATAGACTCAACCGCAACAGATGTACTAACATACAGAGAAGTCGGTCTAGAACCAGATAGGATATATATATATAAAGTATGTGCGTATAATGAATATGGTCTTTCGGCATACACAAATAGTGTTGAGGTCAAGACAAACAATGATAATAGTTCAGGAAGCACTCTCCTACCGGGAAACAGAAATGGATATTCATTAAAGGGTAATTACCCTAATCCCTTTAATCCAAGCACATTAATTGAATTTTCCATTGCTCAGGCCTCAAACGTCAAATTGGCAATTTATAATGTATTGGGCGAAGAGATCTCTGTAATCTCGAATACGTTCCTCCAGGCAGGAAATTACATGTACGAATGGAATGCATCCGAGTTTGCAAGCGGAGTGTACTTTTACAAATTAGAGGCAGGAAATTTCACCGAAACAAAAAAAATGCTATTGATAAAATAA
- a CDS encoding T9SS type A sorting domain-containing protein → MKVKFFTLMIAAVLIGLFVSNSNADNRYGVRAPFVQNFQTDDMGGPDSLGYTWKDSQEPEVDYIFLDTTYGSGTWTRVTGLGDDNFVGPFNMGLSFRYYYYNVNRFWIGSNGYIMFGPQTGNMASPFPNIPLNAQPNNMVAAFGSDLNFAGAGNTAKCYWYTNNADTIIISFYDVPFWQQAAPGFTGSNTFQIVLAASDSSVTFNYKDQTGISNNNDITAGIEDIAGNLGLQYLRNVYPTPMRSVKFFYPDTVTYQVTDASVNWINNSDNGAISVVTGDDFTISANFGNLGNTNTPTYKSVMRVRQGGSTLFADTVDVPPLSPTGDTTLFANNSWTSGAVGTYEITVTNLFSDGVSFNNFASFELQVIERDTAGQQLKYDNGTSASSVSWTGGNGHVAQYFVPPYYPITIDQISFYIATTGPGFAGRILDDDGTNGLPGTELFTQSITSPAVGFTNITVNPPVTINDGGFYVVWTMEGETIALGEDITTPVSNRSLEGFGTAFSPYRNGATQDPMIRAQIHLPGSVGITPISGNIPERYSLSQNYPNPFNPSTKINFAIPKNGFVKIAVYDILGRRVSNLINQNLNAGTYSIDFNGANLNSGIYFYRIEADGFVETKKMLLIK, encoded by the coding sequence ATGAAAGTAAAGTTTTTTACTCTTATGATAGCGGCAGTATTAATTGGACTTTTTGTATCTAATTCAAATGCTGATAACCGCTATGGTGTAAGGGCTCCCTTTGTTCAAAATTTTCAGACAGATGACATGGGAGGACCTGATTCACTTGGATATACCTGGAAGGATTCACAGGAACCAGAAGTGGATTATATTTTTCTTGATACGACATACGGTTCCGGAACCTGGACAAGAGTAACCGGTCTTGGTGACGACAATTTCGTTGGTCCATTTAATATGGGACTAAGTTTCAGATATTATTACTATAATGTAAATAGATTCTGGATCGGTTCAAACGGATACATAATGTTTGGTCCACAGACTGGAAACATGGCATCACCATTCCCGAACATTCCACTAAATGCACAACCAAACAACATGGTTGCAGCATTTGGTTCTGACCTGAATTTTGCAGGGGCAGGTAACACAGCAAAATGCTACTGGTATACAAATAATGCCGACACAATAATAATTTCATTTTATGATGTTCCATTCTGGCAACAAGCAGCACCGGGATTCACCGGTTCAAACACATTCCAGATAGTACTAGCGGCAAGTGACAGTTCAGTTACTTTTAACTACAAAGACCAAACAGGTATTTCAAATAATAACGATATAACCGCAGGTATAGAAGACATTGCCGGAAATCTTGGATTACAATATTTAAGAAATGTATATCCGACTCCAATGCGTTCGGTTAAATTCTTTTATCCCGATACAGTAACATACCAAGTAACGGACGCTTCCGTAAACTGGATTAACAACAGTGACAATGGTGCAATTTCCGTTGTTACTGGCGACGATTTTACTATCAGTGCAAATTTTGGTAACCTTGGTAATACAAATACGCCTACATATAAATCCGTAATGAGAGTAAGGCAAGGTGGATCTACATTATTTGCTGATACGGTCGATGTACCTCCATTATCTCCAACGGGTGATACGACTTTATTTGCTAATAATAGTTGGACATCCGGGGCAGTGGGAACATACGAAATAACCGTAACGAATCTCTTCTCAGACGGAGTATCCTTTAATAACTTTGCATCGTTTGAACTTCAAGTTATTGAGAGAGACACAGCCGGGCAGCAGCTCAAATATGACAATGGAACAAGCGCTTCTTCCGTTTCATGGACGGGTGGCAATGGACACGTTGCCCAATATTTTGTACCTCCTTATTACCCGATCACTATTGACCAGATAAGTTTTTATATTGCAACAACAGGACCGGGCTTTGCAGGGAGGATACTAGATGATGACGGAACAAACGGACTCCCGGGAACCGAATTATTTACACAAAGTATTACCAGTCCTGCGGTAGGATTTACAAATATCACCGTAAATCCACCTGTAACAATCAACGACGGAGGATTCTATGTTGTATGGACAATGGAAGGCGAGACTATTGCGCTGGGTGAAGATATAACAACACCGGTATCTAATAGAAGTCTTGAGGGCTTTGGAACAGCTTTTTCACCATACCGAAATGGCGCTACTCAAGATCCTATGATCAGAGCGCAAATACATCTACCAGGATCTGTTGGCATCACGCCAATTTCCGGTAATATCCCTGAGAGATACAGTCTCAGCCAGAATTATCCAAATCCGTTCAATCCGAGCACAAAGATAAATTTTGCAATTCCGAAAAACGGATTTGTGAAGATTGCTGTATATGACATTCTCGGAAGAAGAGTAAGCAACCTAATAAATCAAAATCTGAACGCAGGAACATACTCAATTGATTTTAACGGTGCTAACCTGAACAGCGGAATTTACTTCTATAGAATCGAGGCAGATGGGTTTGTTGAAACAAAGAAGATGTTGCTAATTAAGTAA
- a CDS encoding S8 family serine peptidase encodes MDFKTHISYNYPMKTKSFLRRFSFSAVFIIIFAVTSAFSGVYNALSGHRTFSNPEYSILYNSSLSKVSDGDLPDWALLDPDKDGYEGTRTKTFFEYINSLPEAPQRSEVIVAVIDSGFDINHPALKNRIWQNEAEVNGVAGVDDDGNGYIDDFNGWNFLGDVKYSNYEMTREFRRLKMEKVPESDPYYQKVVQEMKEERDEVEGTLSGLKQTMEVVEDAYETLKSGGYPTDPEKLQLVQENLSGKYREAANKIMTAYLLFGVTKEDLDEYIKEYTIKDKYLFDTTMAHFPYNDNPNIMDEKGYGNNDVSVDFESHGTHVSGIIAGEKDGIGQAPFAKIMTLRAVPNEGDERDKDIGNAIRYAVDNGADIINMSAGKYYSPNPEYVVDAINYAKEKGVLFVVSAGNEALDVEKTVNYPRKYYVENGQVKSFDNMIVVGASTWMKSWNEDKDPDDLAQGYDLAAPFSNYSETVVDVFAPGLEINSTVPGSKYERISGTSMASPEVAGVAAVLKAYFPYLTPEQIKETLINSVRKYDGLKVKVRGKNSKMDFEKMSKSGGIIDLMNAFEYARTHFTSN; translated from the coding sequence ATGGATTTTAAAACACATATATCATACAATTATCCAATGAAGACAAAATCGTTTTTAAGGCGGTTCAGCTTTAGCGCAGTATTTATTATAATATTTGCCGTAACATCGGCCTTTTCGGGAGTATATAACGCGTTAAGCGGTCACAGGACATTTAGCAACCCGGAATACAGCATTCTGTATAATTCATCCTTAAGTAAGGTATCCGATGGCGATCTGCCGGATTGGGCATTATTAGACCCGGATAAAGACGGGTACGAGGGAACAAGAACCAAGACTTTCTTTGAATATATAAATTCGCTCCCCGAAGCTCCGCAAAGAAGTGAGGTTATAGTAGCGGTTATCGATTCGGGCTTTGACATAAACCACCCGGCGCTAAAGAACAGAATATGGCAGAATGAAGCAGAGGTGAATGGTGTTGCGGGTGTGGATGATGATGGAAACGGTTATATAGATGACTTTAATGGATGGAATTTTTTGGGCGACGTAAAGTATTCGAATTACGAAATGACAAGAGAGTTTAGACGATTAAAAATGGAAAAAGTACCTGAGTCCGATCCCTATTATCAGAAGGTTGTGCAGGAGATGAAAGAAGAGAGAGATGAGGTAGAGGGCACATTGAGCGGGCTGAAGCAAACAATGGAAGTGGTAGAAGATGCATATGAAACTCTCAAGAGCGGAGGATATCCAACCGATCCGGAGAAGCTCCAACTGGTACAGGAAAATCTTAGCGGAAAGTACAGAGAAGCGGCTAACAAGATAATGACGGCTTACTTGTTATTCGGAGTGACGAAAGAAGATCTGGATGAATATATAAAAGAGTACACAATAAAGGACAAGTACTTGTTCGATACAACAATGGCCCACTTCCCATATAATGATAACCCAAACATAATGGATGAGAAGGGTTATGGAAATAACGATGTTAGCGTGGATTTCGAATCACACGGGACGCACGTATCGGGTATAATCGCGGGTGAAAAAGATGGCATAGGGCAAGCACCATTTGCAAAGATAATGACACTACGCGCAGTGCCAAATGAAGGTGATGAAAGAGACAAAGACATCGGTAATGCGATAAGATACGCTGTCGATAATGGTGCTGATATAATAAATATGTCGGCGGGAAAGTATTACTCCCCAAATCCGGAGTACGTAGTGGATGCTATTAATTATGCAAAAGAAAAAGGAGTGTTGTTTGTTGTATCAGCCGGTAATGAAGCACTGGATGTAGAAAAGACCGTGAACTATCCGAGAAAATATTACGTGGAAAATGGTCAGGTAAAGAGCTTTGATAATATGATAGTGGTCGGAGCCAGCACCTGGATGAAAAGCTGGAATGAGGATAAAGATCCAGATGACCTTGCACAGGGTTACGATCTTGCAGCGCCATTCTCAAATTATTCGGAAACGGTCGTCGACGTGTTCGCACCAGGCTTAGAAATAAACTCGACAGTACCGGGGAGCAAGTACGAGCGAATCAGCGGTACAAGCATGGCATCTCCGGAAGTAGCAGGTGTGGCCGCAGTGCTAAAAGCTTACTTTCCTTATCTCACACCCGAGCAAATAAAGGAAACACTCATTAACTCGGTAAGGAAATATGACGGATTAAAGGTGAAGGTCAGAGGAAAAAATTCAAAGATGGATTTTGAGAAAATGTCAAAATCCGGAGGAATTATAGACCTTATGAACGCATTTGAGTATGCCAGGACGCATTTTACGTCGAATTAA
- a CDS encoding polyprenyl synthetase family protein: MDKYYDRYLSYKTRIDGNLFSFIEKKSPAGLYDPMNYVLNGGGKRIRPMITILSCEAFGGSFEDSIDAAAAVEILHNFTLVHDDIMDSADTRRGNETVYKKWDVNTAILAGDGLLGLAYRSLLRTNSARISEIAKVFTESMIEVCEGQSFDTEFEDRNNVTHEEYLMMIGMKTSRLLEACAVIGVLIADGSDDDIALMKNYAENIGLAFQIQDDLLDITADEKEFGKMIGGDIKAGKKTYLLIKALEEAADEQDIALLQKVTSKSSSISDEEIHKVKEIYTRLGIIDESTNQVKSYTEEADSYLEKLPSSEAKEMLKWFSGMLLGRSF; the protein is encoded by the coding sequence ATGGATAAATACTACGACCGTTATCTTTCTTATAAAACGAGGATAGATGGTAATTTGTTCTCCTTTATTGAAAAAAAATCTCCAGCTGGGCTCTATGATCCTATGAATTATGTGCTTAATGGTGGTGGAAAACGGATTCGTCCCATGATCACTATACTTTCCTGTGAGGCGTTTGGGGGAAGTTTCGAGGATTCTATTGATGCCGCTGCAGCAGTAGAAATATTGCATAATTTCACCCTCGTCCACGACGATATAATGGACAGCGCGGATACCCGCCGGGGAAATGAGACGGTTTACAAAAAATGGGATGTAAATACCGCTATTTTAGCCGGAGACGGTCTGCTTGGGCTTGCATACCGTTCTTTGTTAAGAACAAATTCAGCGCGTATTTCTGAAATAGCTAAAGTTTTTACCGAAAGTATGATCGAGGTGTGTGAAGGGCAAAGCTTCGATACGGAATTTGAGGATCGCAATAATGTAACACACGAGGAATACCTGATGATGATTGGAATGAAGACGTCACGCTTACTTGAGGCATGTGCTGTAATAGGAGTGCTGATCGCAGATGGTTCTGATGATGATATTGCTCTTATGAAAAATTATGCCGAAAACATCGGGCTGGCTTTTCAGATACAGGATGACCTGCTCGATATAACTGCTGACGAGAAAGAGTTCGGAAAGATGATAGGCGGTGACATAAAAGCCGGGAAGAAAACATATCTTTTGATAAAAGCTCTCGAGGAAGCGGCAGACGAACAAGATATTGCGCTCCTTCAAAAGGTTACTTCCAAAAGTTCTTCTATTTCCGACGAGGAAATTCATAAGGTTAAGGAAATTTATACAAGACTGGGTATAATTGACGAGTCAACAAATCAGGTCAAAAGTTATACTGAAGAAGCTGATAGTTATTTGGAAAAGCTCCCATCCTCTGAAGCAAAAGAAATGCTTAAGTGGTTTTCGGGGATGCTGCTCGGCAGGAGTTTTTGA
- a CDS encoding HPr family phosphocarrier protein, with amino-acid sequence MIQKEVLIKNKAGMHTRPASAIVKIAARYKADFYISKNGFEVNGKSIIGVMTLAAEQGSKLTLRFEGEDEEKLAEEMVAFFESGFGEM; translated from the coding sequence TTGATACAAAAAGAAGTACTGATAAAGAATAAAGCCGGAATGCATACCCGCCCGGCATCCGCTATAGTAAAGATCGCCGCGCGCTACAAAGCTGATTTTTATATATCAAAGAACGGCTTTGAAGTGAATGGTAAAAGCATCATCGGTGTAATGACCCTCGCCGCCGAGCAGGGATCTAAACTTACCCTCCGTTTCGAAGGGGAAGATGAAGAAAAACTTGCCGAAGAGATGGTTGCTTTTTTCGAGAGCGGTTTCGGTGAAATGTAA
- a CDS encoding nucleoside deaminase, which yields MHETWMKHAFREAERAYEEGEVPIGCIVTFQNTIIAKAHNQVEALKDPTAHAEIIAITSAAEYLQSKQLPGCSMYVTLEPCAMCAGAIVLAKIENLFFGAYDVKSGACGSVLNITNNKSLNHQCNTSGGIMDTECKEILRSFFEVKR from the coding sequence ATGCATGAGACATGGATGAAGCATGCTTTCCGTGAAGCTGAGAGAGCATACGAGGAAGGCGAAGTTCCAATTGGGTGTATCGTCACGTTTCAAAATACGATCATAGCAAAGGCGCATAACCAGGTAGAAGCGCTCAAAGATCCCACTGCACACGCGGAGATAATAGCGATAACATCAGCCGCCGAATACCTTCAATCGAAACAACTTCCCGGATGTTCGATGTACGTTACATTAGAGCCGTGCGCGATGTGTGCGGGCGCGATAGTGCTGGCAAAGATAGAGAACCTTTTTTTTGGGGCATACGACGTGAAATCCGGTGCTTGCGGAAGTGTATTAAACATTACAAACAACAAATCACTTAATCACCAGTGTAATACTTCCGGGGGTATCATGGATACGGAGTGTAAAGAGATATTGAGAAGTTTTTTTGAAGTGAAGAGATAA